In Terriglobales bacterium, one DNA window encodes the following:
- the mtaB gene encoding tRNA (N(6)-L-threonylcarbamoyladenosine(37)-C(2))-methylthiotransferase MtaB, with the protein MSSFYVENFGCRATQADGAAIERRLIEHGLSRASDAEQAVLVVLNTCTVTASADQDVRNSIRRIHRQNPQCQILVTGCYAQRAPEEIAAIPGVTWVVGNSHKHQLADLVCGTVEPNSLEPNSFVSLASLRSGRVIAESDEFAKVTHAGRQLPQILVGDIFAHTQLLAAPVFDADTESERTRPNLKVQDGCNNRCSFCIIPSVRGRSRSLRIADVVGQVQGLVSSGYREVVLSGINLGRWGRDLDPPSKFANLVRSILEHTDIEKLRISSVEPMDWTDELIALVAGCSRIAKHAHVPLQSGSDRVLRMMHRKYRPWHYAEKIRKIRSVMPSAAIGADVMVGFPGETDVDFEQTRSLIDELPFTYLHVFTFSARPGTPAAAMPSQVRAPIARERNRILRELAAEKRSAFQISFVGKRLSAITLKVSAAESTSALTDNYLKLTLAGRHQANQWLQAQIDGVSGDCLLGQVGVSSPMLATSC; encoded by the coding sequence GTGTCGAGCTTTTACGTCGAGAACTTTGGATGTCGCGCCACCCAAGCCGATGGCGCGGCCATTGAGCGCCGGCTCATCGAGCATGGCTTGTCTCGCGCCAGCGATGCCGAACAAGCTGTTCTGGTCGTGCTCAACACCTGCACGGTTACAGCGTCTGCCGACCAGGACGTAAGAAATTCGATCCGGCGAATTCATCGCCAGAATCCCCAGTGCCAGATTCTCGTGACCGGCTGCTACGCGCAGCGTGCGCCGGAGGAGATTGCCGCCATTCCGGGCGTCACCTGGGTTGTGGGCAACTCTCACAAGCATCAGCTCGCTGATCTTGTTTGCGGAACAGTAGAGCCGAACTCTTTAGAGCCAAACTCTTTTGTAAGCCTTGCCAGCCTGCGAAGCGGAAGAGTAATCGCAGAGTCTGACGAGTTCGCCAAAGTCACACATGCCGGCCGTCAGCTGCCACAAATCCTGGTTGGCGACATCTTCGCTCATACCCAACTCCTTGCAGCGCCAGTATTCGATGCCGATACGGAATCGGAGCGGACCCGTCCGAACCTGAAAGTGCAGGACGGCTGCAATAACCGCTGCTCGTTCTGCATTATTCCCTCGGTTCGCGGCCGCAGCCGTTCCTTGCGGATTGCTGATGTCGTGGGACAGGTGCAGGGGCTGGTTTCGTCGGGATATCGCGAGGTGGTTCTTTCAGGTATTAATCTCGGGCGCTGGGGACGTGATCTCGATCCGCCCAGCAAATTTGCAAATCTGGTGCGCTCGATCCTGGAGCACACAGATATTGAGAAGCTCCGCATCAGCTCCGTTGAGCCCATGGACTGGACGGACGAACTGATCGCCCTGGTCGCGGGTTGCAGTCGCATCGCCAAACACGCGCATGTTCCGTTGCAGTCGGGGAGCGATCGGGTGCTGCGCATGATGCACCGCAAATACCGCCCCTGGCACTACGCCGAGAAGATACGCAAGATTCGTAGCGTTATGCCGAGTGCAGCCATTGGAGCTGACGTGATGGTCGGCTTCCCGGGGGAAACTGACGTCGACTTCGAACAGACTCGCTCGCTGATCGACGAACTTCCGTTCACCTATCTGCACGTCTTTACGTTTTCTGCGCGGCCGGGTACGCCAGCCGCCGCGATGCCGAGCCAGGTGCGGGCGCCAATTGCGCGCGAGCGGAATCGAATCTTGCGTGAGTTGGCAGCAGAGAAGAGGTCTGCTTTTCAGATTTCCTTCGTTGGAAAGCGCCTTTCTGCCATTACGCTGAAAGTCTCCGCTGCCGAATCCACCAGCGCTCTCACCGACAATTATCTGAAGCTGACGCTCGCCGGACGGCACCAGGCGAACCAGTGGCTGCAGGCGCAGATTGATGGTGTTTCCGGCGATTGCCTGCTGGGGCAGGTTGGGGTATCGAGCCCGATGTTGGCCACTTCTTGCTAG
- a CDS encoding zinc-ribbon domain containing protein, with protein MEFQDKILKCIDCGADFVFTAGEQLFFHDKQFKNEPKRCKPCKAKRATALGIATPGAYPKVETRTTCSHCGKETTVPFKPTQGRPVFCRECFQQKRTAAATA; from the coding sequence ATGGAATTTCAGGACAAGATCCTCAAGTGTATCGATTGCGGTGCTGACTTCGTCTTCACGGCTGGGGAACAACTTTTCTTTCACGATAAGCAGTTCAAGAACGAGCCGAAGCGGTGCAAACCCTGTAAAGCAAAACGGGCAACGGCGCTCGGCATCGCCACCCCAGGTGCTTACCCAAAGGTGGAAACCCGAACAACCTGTTCGCACTGTGGCAAGGAAACCACCGTTCCATTTAAACCGACGCAGGGTCGTCCCGTGTTTTGCCGGGAGTGTTTCCAGCAAAAACGGACTGCGGCCGCCACCGCCTGA
- the rpsU gene encoding 30S ribosomal protein S21 produces MAEVRVQEGESLENALRRFKRKVQQEDIIKEVKRHSFYLKPGEKRRAKEALARKRSRKKARKEQET; encoded by the coding sequence TTGGCCGAAGTAAGGGTCCAGGAGGGCGAGTCATTAGAGAACGCCCTGCGTCGCTTTAAGCGTAAGGTGCAGCAAGAGGACATTATTAAGGAGGTCAAAAGGCACTCCTTCTACCTTAAGCCGGGCGAGAAGAGACGCGCCAAGGAAGCTTTGGCGCGCAAGCGGAGCCGTAAAAAAGCCCGCAAGGAGCAAGAGACTTAA